From the Brachyhypopomus gauderio isolate BG-103 chromosome 5, BGAUD_0.2, whole genome shotgun sequence genome, one window contains:
- the LOC143515190 gene encoding uncharacterized protein LOC143515190: MFYNSLLGAPALAESPDRRKCIRGHIRMVMDQLEEVLTELKDVARELREVVAQIDRLTVNIDLDTEENNVTLDTGQDTEENNVTLDTGQDTEENNVTLDTGQDTEENNVTLDTGQDTEKNNVILATGQDTEENNVTLAFSSERELREVFRAETFSKNHDMGHLLQTPLVDTAGREESCLCRQSCGDLPALNGATVALYSPTASWLFDSRKTQCCDKTLYHALCCDDDDDDDDLEEENCGGRSSRFSSSDSVFSTSPSRPVRPPALLSGSAHKWQMKPGPSKATLRNRSTQTVSDKSTQTPPPYSPAKQQTSSNHKY; this comes from the exons ATGTTCTACAACTCACTGCTAGGAGCTCCGGCCCTGGCTGAGAGTCCGGATCGTAGGAAGTGCATCCGTGGCCACATACGGATGGTGATGGACCAACTGGAAGAGGTTCTCACTGAGCTGAAGGATGTGGCTAGAGAGCTCCGAGAG GTAGTAGCTCAAATTGACAGACTGACAGTGAACATTGATCTGGACACGGAGGAGAACAACGTGACCctggacacaggacaggacaCGGAGGAGAACAACGTGACCctggacacaggacaggacaCGGAGGAGAACAACGTGACCctggacacaggacaggacaCGGAGGAGAACAACGTGACCctggacacaggacaggacaCGGAGAAGAACAACGTGATCCTGGCCACAGGACAGGACACGGAGGAGAACAACGTGACCCTGGCTTTCAGCAGTGAGAGAGAACTTAGGGAAGTTTTTAGAGCAGAGACTTTTTCTAAGAACCATGACATGGGCCATTTACTACAGACCCCTCTGGTAGACACTGCTGGGAGAGAAGAATCGTGCCTGTGCCGTCAGAGCTGTGGAGACCTCCCTGCCCTTAATGGAGCCACGGTGGCCTTGTACAGCCCCACGGCCTCCTGGCTCTTTGACAGCAGAAAAACGCAGTGCTGCGATAAGACTCTGTATCATGCGCTatgctgtgatgatgatgatgacgatgatgatctTGAAGAAGAAAACTGTGGCGGGAGATCCTCCAGGTTTTCATCCAGTGACTCTGTGTTTTCGACCTCCCCCTCACGACCCGTGAGGCCTCCGGCCTTGTTGTCCGGGTCTGCCCACAAATGGCAGATgaaaccgggccccagcaaagCGACTCTGCGCAACAGGAGCACCCAGACGGTGTCAGACAAGAGTACACAAACTCCGCCTCCCTACAGTCCTGCTAAACAACAGACTTCAAGTAACCACAAGTACTAA
- the ubl7a gene encoding ubiquitin-like protein 7a isoform X2, giving the protein MKDGICVWDLLTSVLQFPETEPGDVLPGEYRVATLKQLVSAQLPDAIPDPELIELVFCGRRLRDELTLESYGIQSGSTVHILRKSWPEPEIQPEPVDRVTAARELRVLQSALHNSAAYRDSIFKMLNNKESLDQIIVATPGLSSDPLALGVLQDKDLFVQFTDPSMLDTLIYSHPALVNGIILVMHSVAGSVPSQHSASTSRNVSSSSYSDMPGGILFEGMSDDEEEFHSQGSGGGPTSSSADSTGLRPASLGYRGALGPRPITQNELATALALASTPDSSAVTPTVGNQGPSSGVSPMPAGTPITNDLFNQALQQALQVSSISSLQSQWQSQLQQLRDMGIRDEELILRALQATGGDIQAALELIFAGGAP; this is encoded by the exons ATGAAAGATGGAATTTGTGTATGGGACCTGCTTACT TCAGTGCTTCAGTTTCCAGAGACGGAACCTGGCGACGTTTTACCTGGAGAGTATCGGGTCGCCACTCTGAAGCAACTTGTTTCAGCGCAGTTGCCAGATGCGATTCCGGATCCAGAGCTCATAG AGTTGGTGTTCTGTGGCAGAAGACTGAGGGATGAGCTCACCTTAGAGTCTTATGGGATCCAGTCGGGATCAACTGTGCACATCTTGAGGAAGTCATGGCCAGAACCCGAGATCCAGCCTG AGCCGGTGGACAGAGTAACCGCTGCGAGAGAACTCCGAGTGCTTCAGTCAGCCCTTCACAACAGCGCAGCCTACAGAGACTCG ATTTTTAAAATGCTGAACAACAAGGAGTCTTTGGATCAGATCATTGTGGCCACACCTGGTCTGAGCAGTGATCCACTGGCCCTAG GTGTCCTTCAAGACAAGGATCTCTTTGTGCAGTTCACAGATCCCAGCATGCTTGACAC GTTGATTTACTCTCACCCAGCCCTAGTTAATGGCATTATTCTGGTGATGCATTCGGTGGCTGGCAGCGTGCCAAGCCAGCATAGTGCCAGTACCTCTCGGAATGTGTCTTCCAGCTCATACAGTGACATGCCAG GAGGTATTCTCTTTGAAGGCATGTCTGATGATGAAGAAGAGTTCCATTCG CAGGGAAGTGGTGGTGGGCCAACCTCCAGTTCTGCAGACTCTACAGGTCTAAGGCCTGCTTCTTTAGGGTATCGTGGAGCATTGGGCCCCAGACCCATCACTCAGAATGAGCTTGCCACAGCCCTGGCCCTGGCCAGCACTCCAGACAGCAGTGCTGTCACCCCCACCGTAGGAAACCAG gGTCCTTCTTCAGGAGTGTCTCCAATGCCTGCAGGAACTCCTATAACAAACGACCTCTTTAACCAGGCACTGCAGCAAGCTTTACAGGTATCCAGCATATCGTCTCTGCAA AGTCAGTGGCAATCCCAGCTTCAGCAGCTTCGTGACATGGGTATCCGAGATGAAGAGCTGATCCTGAGGGCCCTGCAGGCCACTGGAGGAGATATCCAAGCTGCCTTGGAGCTCATTTTTGCAGGAGGAGCACCATAA
- the ubl7a gene encoding ubiquitin-like protein 7a isoform X1 yields MDFSEWRLSLKLMDQPSLPKSVLQFPETEPGDVLPGEYRVATLKQLVSAQLPDAIPDPELIELVFCGRRLRDELTLESYGIQSGSTVHILRKSWPEPEIQPEPVDRVTAARELRVLQSALHNSAAYRDSIFKMLNNKESLDQIIVATPGLSSDPLALGVLQDKDLFVQFTDPSMLDTLIYSHPALVNGIILVMHSVAGSVPSQHSASTSRNVSSSSYSDMPGGILFEGMSDDEEEFHSQGSGGGPTSSSADSTGLRPASLGYRGALGPRPITQNELATALALASTPDSSAVTPTVGNQGPSSGVSPMPAGTPITNDLFNQALQQALQVSSISSLQSQWQSQLQQLRDMGIRDEELILRALQATGGDIQAALELIFAGGAP; encoded by the exons ATGGATTTTTCCGAGTGGCGTTTGTCGTTGAAACTCATGGATCAACCTTCTCTCCCAAAGTCAGTGCTTCAGTTTCCAGAGACGGAACCTGGCGACGTTTTACCTGGAGAGTATCGGGTCGCCACTCTGAAGCAACTTGTTTCAGCGCAGTTGCCAGATGCGATTCCGGATCCAGAGCTCATAG AGTTGGTGTTCTGTGGCAGAAGACTGAGGGATGAGCTCACCTTAGAGTCTTATGGGATCCAGTCGGGATCAACTGTGCACATCTTGAGGAAGTCATGGCCAGAACCCGAGATCCAGCCTG AGCCGGTGGACAGAGTAACCGCTGCGAGAGAACTCCGAGTGCTTCAGTCAGCCCTTCACAACAGCGCAGCCTACAGAGACTCG ATTTTTAAAATGCTGAACAACAAGGAGTCTTTGGATCAGATCATTGTGGCCACACCTGGTCTGAGCAGTGATCCACTGGCCCTAG GTGTCCTTCAAGACAAGGATCTCTTTGTGCAGTTCACAGATCCCAGCATGCTTGACAC GTTGATTTACTCTCACCCAGCCCTAGTTAATGGCATTATTCTGGTGATGCATTCGGTGGCTGGCAGCGTGCCAAGCCAGCATAGTGCCAGTACCTCTCGGAATGTGTCTTCCAGCTCATACAGTGACATGCCAG GAGGTATTCTCTTTGAAGGCATGTCTGATGATGAAGAAGAGTTCCATTCG CAGGGAAGTGGTGGTGGGCCAACCTCCAGTTCTGCAGACTCTACAGGTCTAAGGCCTGCTTCTTTAGGGTATCGTGGAGCATTGGGCCCCAGACCCATCACTCAGAATGAGCTTGCCACAGCCCTGGCCCTGGCCAGCACTCCAGACAGCAGTGCTGTCACCCCCACCGTAGGAAACCAG gGTCCTTCTTCAGGAGTGTCTCCAATGCCTGCAGGAACTCCTATAACAAACGACCTCTTTAACCAGGCACTGCAGCAAGCTTTACAGGTATCCAGCATATCGTCTCTGCAA AGTCAGTGGCAATCCCAGCTTCAGCAGCTTCGTGACATGGGTATCCGAGATGAAGAGCTGATCCTGAGGGCCCTGCAGGCCACTGGAGGAGATATCCAAGCTGCCTTGGAGCTCATTTTTGCAGGAGGAGCACCATAA